A stretch of the Amycolatopsis sp. BJA-103 genome encodes the following:
- a CDS encoding cobyric acid synthase, producing MSGLLVAGTTSDAGKSLVTAALCRWLARQGVRVAPFKSQNMSNNSMVCADGAEIGRAQWLQARAARVEPEAAMNPVLLKPGSDRRSHVVALGKPFGTLEAGEYATGRAGLAEIAFDTFSSLRRRFDVVLCEGAGSPAEINLRAGDYVNMGLARRFGLPVVVVGDIDRGGVMAAMFGTLALLSAEDQALVSGWLVNKFRGDVGLLRPGLETLEKLTGREVFGVLPWLDQVWIDSEDALAAAGWGATGGSLRVAVVRFPRASNATDVDALAAEPGVSVALTADPDTVLSADVVILPGSRATVDDLAWLRSRGLAAAVLARAESGRPVLGICGGYQMLAAEIEDDVESGAGTVPGLGLLPTRVSFSADKVLARPKGAWRGQPVEAYEIHHGAVTATGPAESFLDGYRQGTVWGTMWHGAFENDGFRRAWLGEVADWSPAAGARGFGSLRESMLDRLADAVEDHVDTVGLQRLIETGCHVDLPFVPPGA from the coding sequence GTGAGCGGCCTGCTCGTCGCGGGGACGACGTCGGACGCGGGCAAGAGCCTGGTCACCGCCGCGTTGTGCCGCTGGCTCGCGCGCCAGGGCGTGCGGGTCGCGCCGTTCAAGTCCCAGAACATGTCGAACAACTCGATGGTGTGCGCGGACGGCGCCGAGATCGGCCGCGCGCAATGGCTGCAGGCGCGGGCGGCCCGCGTCGAACCCGAGGCCGCGATGAACCCGGTCCTGCTGAAACCCGGGAGCGACCGCCGCAGTCACGTCGTCGCGCTCGGGAAACCGTTCGGCACGCTGGAGGCGGGGGAGTACGCGACCGGCCGGGCCGGGCTCGCCGAGATCGCCTTCGACACGTTCTCGTCGTTGCGGCGCCGCTTCGACGTCGTGCTGTGCGAAGGCGCGGGCAGTCCGGCCGAGATCAACCTGCGCGCGGGCGACTATGTCAACATGGGGCTGGCGCGGCGCTTCGGCCTGCCCGTGGTGGTCGTCGGCGACATCGATCGCGGCGGCGTCATGGCCGCGATGTTCGGGACCCTCGCTCTCCTGTCAGCCGAAGACCAAGCGCTGGTTTCGGGGTGGCTGGTCAACAAGTTCCGTGGTGACGTGGGCCTGCTGCGACCTGGTCTGGAGACACTGGAGAAGCTCACCGGCCGCGAGGTCTTCGGCGTTCTGCCCTGGCTCGACCAGGTGTGGATCGACTCCGAGGACGCGCTGGCCGCCGCGGGCTGGGGCGCGACCGGCGGCTCGCTGCGCGTCGCGGTCGTGCGCTTTCCCCGCGCCTCCAACGCGACGGACGTCGACGCGCTCGCCGCCGAGCCCGGTGTCTCCGTCGCGCTGACGGCCGATCCGGATACCGTCCTTTCCGCCGATGTGGTGATCCTGCCGGGTTCCCGCGCGACCGTGGACGACCTGGCGTGGCTGCGTTCCCGCGGTTTGGCGGCCGCCGTACTGGCGCGGGCCGAATCGGGCCGCCCGGTGCTGGGGATCTGCGGCGGCTATCAAATGCTGGCCGCCGAGATCGAGGACGACGTCGAGTCCGGCGCCGGAACCGTCCCCGGCCTCGGTCTGCTGCCGACGCGTGTTTCGTTCAGCGCCGACAAGGTGCTGGCACGCCCGAAAGGTGCCTGGCGCGGCCAGCCCGTGGAGGCGTACGAAATCCACCATGGCGCCGTGACGGCCACCGGTCCCGCCGAGTCCTTTTTGGACGGATACCGGCAGGGGACGGTGTGGGGCACCATGTGGCACGGCGCCTTCGAGAACGACGGCTTCCGCCGTGCCTGGCTGGGCGAGGTGGCGGACTGGTCACCGGCCGCCGGGGCGCGGGGATTCGGTTCGCTGCGGGAGAGCATGCTCGACAGGCTCGCCGACGCCGTCGAGGACCACGTCGACACCGTGGGACTCCAGCGTCTTATCGAAACCGGCTGCCACGTCGACCTTCCCTTCGTGCCGCCTGGAGCCTGA